GATACTCGTGTTCAGGGTTCATAAAAAGGTCACTACTATGTTAGTGCACTTTGCAAGTAATTTCTTGAACAAAGATtgctcatgaaaatattgacttTCCTTAAATTTAAGCGGTTCATTTAGATGGAACTGGCATTGGCGCTGTCGTAATTCTTTCTTGACTCAATTAGGCCTGCAATATTATTAAATTTAAGGAGCGTTATTGTTCTTGCTATgtgattaaatttttttttaaaaaaaaatctaggaTTTCAGATCTATATGTATTTGTCTCATGTTTGTTTGatgtatttttttgttattagtgcagatttattgaatgaaacgatcttttctataaaaaaaaaaaaaaagagacagtgaaaaaaaaaatctagggGAGTTTCATTAACAATTATGAGAATCAACATCAGCTCCCTCATCTAAACTCAATTCTCATTTCTCAGCACTAATTTCCTAGGACGTTAATCAAAAGTTGATGATtggccaaatctgtccaagctCATAGTACACATTTCTGACAAATAATTATAATCATTTCAAACTCTAAAATGATTATTGCCCCATTTGGGTTAATTTTGACAACATCTGTTAAAGATAATTATATCTAAAATGATTATTGCTCCGTTTAGGTTATTCTGAGAACATCTGTAAAAGATAAATTTCAGACACGTGTTAGTTAATTTTGGGAGGATCTACCGCCGCTTAATTTATCACTCACGTGCATTTTCTAAGTTCCTCTTGTTAATTCAACAAAGGAAATGCAATAATTTAGATTTTAGAGCGGGCTCCATCCTTCGTCAGGTTGCCCATggctccctttttttttttctcgtcaGCTTTCTTTTTTCAGGAAGAGCCAATGAGTTTCTCAGTGGGCTCACAATGCCTATCCTTTTTCAGGAGGAAGGGCCAGTGACCTGTCGAGTGGGCTCCATTGTGAGCAAGCATTTTGGATTGCCTGTTAGAAAGACCAAGTTCGAGTGGTAGCCGCTTGGGCCCAACTAGATCACTGATCTGGGCTACGTTGTAATTCGATTCTGCACCATTTCTAAGAGTTcagattacaaataaaattgTGTCCGGCCCAAGATCTTTTAGCAATACGACAGCGTTTTAAGCATTTTGGCGCTTACCACTGATCTTAAATAGCGCGTATCGATTTTAACACAGTTGACttaataattatataaaaaCACAGTTGACAGCAGGACAATGGATAAACGAAGCATGGAGTGAAGGACAAAACTGGAAtcatataaaatttcagctATTGCTGCATATGCCAAGATTCCCCCCCCCCATCAATTTCTTGTCTCTGTTCTGTTATACCAATTGCAAGTTGCATTATTGCACAATTTATTTAGCTCGATTTAGTTTAATACTTTAATGTCCATAATTTGACTCAACAAGTAAGCTGGAACGCAAGGGATTAGTTGGGCCGGACACCCCCGtgtcgggaaaaaaaaaaagaaaaaaaaagtaagctgGAACGTGCCCTGTTGTCTATCTTGGCCGAAGGCTTTGGAGTGGCACCAAGTTGAAGGAGGCTTAGATTGGAGGATTTGGATTCAGAGTGCTACAGTTAAAAAAAGTTTACTGtccattttatttttcatgggtttgtttggattgataattatttgtattttttattgtcTATATTATAATTAcgtttttaataatttattttctttaaaaaaaatattcttcactggtttttttttttttatctcgtACAAATTACATCACAAAAGGTACTACATTATTATTCTATAAACAATCCCATATCCAAATGCACACTCGTGAGAGTTTGCTGAGATCGTACTTATTCATTGTTTGATTTAAAGCTTAGAATGCTCGGAGCATGAAATAATTTGGAAACTTTGGCTTTTAATAGTTGTATCACGCGTGTAAGGTTATAAAATGTTAAACCcagaaattatttttattcctGTATAAACCAATATTAATAAACTGGAATGgctttcacaaatatggataaATATACAGAGGTCGGCTGTCATCTTCttactatatattttttttttttgggcaactTGCTGTATATACTAAATAAAAGGCAAGGATTTGGTAATATGCACTGTATGAAGTCTTTATATATAACAAGTATGAAAGCAGAATTACACACAGCTTATTAAATTAATTAGATGTTTAGCAATGCACTGCAGAATCCATGGATAACGCAAAGCTCCATGTGGCTATTGTCTCGAGCCCCGGCATGGGCCATGTCATCCCGGTCCTTGTTCTAGGCAACCGCCTCGCCACCGTCCATGGCGTGCGAGTCACCATAGTAGTCATCACAACAAGCAATTCCGATGAAGAGCGCCGCTTCCTCAAAACGTTGACCTTGTCAACACTTGTCCGTGTTATAGCTTTGCCCCCAGTAGATATCTCCGCCAAAATTACTCCAGCAACTGCTGCTGTCACACAGCTATGCATGTCCGTCCGTGAAGCTTTACCAATCATCAGGTCAAGTATTGCTTCGATGAACTGCGGCCCAGATGCCCTCATCCTCGACCTGTTTTGCCCCTCGGCCATACCCATTGCCCGGGAGTTCAGCTTGCCCGTTTACGTATACGCTCCCACAAATGCATGGTCTACCACTCTCTTCATGTACATCCAAGTTCTTGATAAGGAAATAGAGGGTCGATATGTTGAGCAAAAAGAGCCCCTGAGGATCCCGGGTTGTAAATCGGTTCGACCGGAGGATGTGGTTGATCCGATGTTGGACCGGAACGATCAGCAATACCATGACTACATTGAGCTAGGGATTGGGCTTACAAGGTCTGATGGTATTCTGGTCAACACTTGGGCAGATTTGGAGCCTACAACGCTCAAAGCCTTGAGAGAAAACGAAACCTTGAAGCCAGCAGTTAAGGTATCGGTTTACCCAGTTGGTCCATTGACGAGACCGGTTGAACCATCTAGTTTGAAGAGCAAAGTGTTGGAGTGGTTGGACGAGCAACCTGTTGATTCGGTAATCTATGTATCTTTTGGGAGTGGTGGAGTTCTTTCAGCTGACCAAATCAAGGAACTAGCTTTTGGGTTGGAGCTGAGCCAGCAAAGGTTTATTTGGGTGGTTCGACTACCCTTAGATGGTGGTTTGAGCAAATCAGATGATCCCTTAGACTACTTGCCTGATGGGTTTCTAAACCGAACCAAAAATGTGGGGTTTGTAGTCCCACGGTGGGCTCAACAAGTGGAAATACTGGGCCATCCATCCGTCGGGGGATTCTTGTCTCACTGCGGATGGAACTCCACTTTGGAGAGCATAAGCGCCGGCGTACCAATGATTGCATGGCCACTTTATGCCGAGCAGAAACTGAATGCAGCCATGCTAACCGAGGATCTCGGCGTGGCGGTCCGGCCAGAGGTGTTGCCAACCAAGAAAATGGTGGAGAGGGAAGAGGTTGAGAAAATGGTGAGAATGGTAATGCAACAGAAAGAAGGCCAGGAGATGAGACAAAAGATGAAACAACTCAAGTCAAGCGCAGATGATGGTCTAAGCAATCGAGGGTCGTCGTTTATTTCGATGTATAATGTCCTTGATGAAATACGATTAAATTCTCGCAATCAGAATCATTGATATTAGTCATTCTAGGCGGTGATGCAATGCATCCACGTGAGAAGCCAATAATTGTTCTCTAATACTAGCATATGTGTGAATTGGAACTTTCACTGTATTGACAGAAGCCAATGCATTTGTGTAGTCGCTATCTGTTATGTATGTATTAAAGATACTCCTTACTCATTAGTTAATCCTTAGACCTAATTTCTGGAAAGCGAAATTTACTATGGCTGCCTTTACTATCTAGTTAAGAGTCGTATTAAGTTTTAGAACCTTATCTAACGATTCGTTTTAATACGCACACAGACACATGCCATTTAATTAGTATTGATTTTGGGTTAAGATGATTTTGGTGCAATAATTTTACACATGCTAGTTTTCGCTTTTAGctgaaaataaataataatgtatttagtttttgttttacaTCCAATTAAGTAAATAGAGTTactaactatatatatatatatatatatatatatatatatacctgaGTTGTTGTCTAGCTTGCAAGCAAATCATAAGCACGGTAAATTATGTATTGATAACAAAGTCATGGGCACATATATAAGTGTCTTCTCCAATTGAATTTGTGAAAAAACTCTGAGGACTAACTTGAAATGAGATATAagaatgaattttaaatattgGATATTGATTTTTTATAATAATGCAAGTGAGAGGGGTGGTTAAACCTGATACCTCACACTTACATTCTTTTCTCTAGACATATTCATTTTTCTTGCAAATCAAATCGACAAAATATAACCAAgaattcaatgatccaaatccATAGCCAATTGACTAAACAATTGTTTACTCCTTATAATTAATCGTATTAGTGCTTTGACAACATGATGTATTGCTTTTAAGAGATGGTTGATTTGTAAGTCAAGTTGTTTGGGTTAGGAATACATTTTTCTTAGCAAGTTGTTATATCTTATCCATTTAAAAGTTTTCAATCGTCACCACACATGAAGGCAACCAAGATAGGCGGTCAGTATTCTGTTGCCAGGAAAATTATTCATCCACAAAGTTCTCGTCAAAGCTTAAAGTGACCCAAGATTGTCAAGCGCATGCGTAAATTCTAAAGGGGTGTTTCACATATCGTAATTTTCCTCTTGATGATCATATATCGGAATTTTACATCAATCTAACTTCCGTATCTTCGAATTTTGAGACGCTATTCGATTGTTGTCGGCCTATATCTACGTCCAGAGtaaaaagagaaaattcagGACCTGGTTTCTCAAGTGTGTGTGGAGTCTGTCTCTATTTTCTTATTCCTTTTCCTCATTGCTCCCTGAAGAAGAGTCCAGGTCCGTGTGTTTAGGTTTTAAAGTCATCCAATTAATTCTAACTGGGAAAGTTGTATTGTAAAAGTTGAAGACAGTAATTTTGACCATTCTGAACATTCCAACCTTCAATCTTTTTCAACATAATACATACAATTCAGGATGCAACTTGCAAGAAATTCTCCAAGGATTTTTACATCGTAAGCGAGTCTAAAATTCTAAATCGGTGAATTATTTCCCAAGGAAAAACTTGAGCTTTGAAGATGGGGGTCAAATCTTCAAAAGTTCATTTGTCCACATAGTTGAATATTTCATCATACCTGTATACTTCCATTGAGTACGACGGTGACTATATATGACCGTTtcgataaaataattattgcaGGCTTGTTCGAGATGAGACCCAACGTTAAGTTTTGAACTCATTAACCTTTCGTCTGCTCTTCTACCCCAATAATATCtcagagaaacaaaagggatgcTGTAACGTGGTACATATATAGGAAGTTGTTGGGCTCAGAGAGAGCCAAACTCGGGGAGAATTTAACCATGGACTAGAATGAGAACCACAACTATGAGTTTGACACCACATCCAACCCAAAACCTTAAGGCATTGAGTTTTTGGGTCATTCCCACTTATATGTTCCTCATTCTACTCATCTCTTTCCGATGTGGGACAT
The genomic region above belongs to Coffea arabica cultivar ET-39 chromosome 7c, Coffea Arabica ET-39 HiFi, whole genome shotgun sequence and contains:
- the LOC113698291 gene encoding anthocyanidin 3-O-glucosyltransferase 5-like, which gives rise to MDNAKLHVAIVSSPGMGHVIPVLVLGNRLATVHGVRVTIVVITTSNSDEERRFLKTLTLSTLVRVIALPPVDISAKITPATAAVTQLCMSVREALPIIRSSIASMNCGPDALILDLFCPSAIPIAREFSLPVYVYAPTNAWSTTLFMYIQVLDKEIEGRYVEQKEPLRIPGCKSVRPEDVVDPMLDRNDQQYHDYIELGIGLTRSDGILVNTWADLEPTTLKALRENETLKPAVKVSVYPVGPLTRPVEPSSLKSKVLEWLDEQPVDSVIYVSFGSGGVLSADQIKELAFGLELSQQRFIWVVRLPLDGGLSKSDDPLDYLPDGFLNRTKNVGFVVPRWAQQVEILGHPSVGGFLSHCGWNSTLESISAGVPMIAWPLYAEQKLNAAMLTEDLGVAVRPEVLPTKKMVEREEVEKMVRMVMQQKEGQEMRQKMKQLKSSADDGLSNRGSSFISMYNVLDEIRLNSRNQNH